The following proteins are encoded in a genomic region of Heliangelus exortis chromosome 7, bHelExo1.hap1, whole genome shotgun sequence:
- the HHEX gene encoding hematopoietically-expressed homeobox protein HHEX isoform X1, producing the protein MQYQPAAAAPAAAALGVGVPLYAPTPLLQPAHPTPFYIEDILGRGPAAAPAPHSLPAPPPPTLPSPNSSFTSLVSPYRTPIYEPTPIHPAFSHPLTATYGTGAYTGPVYSFPRAVGDYAHALIRQDPLGKPLLWSPFIQRPLHKRKGGQVRFSNDQTIELEKKFETQKYLSPPERKRLAKMLQLSERQVKTWFQNRRAKWRRLKQENPQATKKEEVEGSDSHSDQRPESCPTPEQKGKEVSLDGLQYTPSPASQEDMESDVSDDSDQEVDIEGDKGYYNPTH; encoded by the exons ATGCAGTACCAGCCGGCGGCCGCGGCGCCGGCGGCCGCGGCCCTGGGCGTCGGCGTCCCGCTGTACGCTCCCACGCCGCTGCTCCAGCCCGCGCACCCCACGCCCTTCTACATCGAGGACATCCTGGgccgcggccccgccgccgccccggccCCCCACTCCctgcccgccccgccgccgccgacGCTGCCGTCGCCCAACTCctctttcaccagcctggtgtCCCCGTACCGGACCCCCATCTACGAGCCGACCCCCATCCACCCGGCCTTCTCCCACCCCCTCACTGCCACCTACGGCACCGGCGCCTACACCGGGCCCGTCTACTCTTTTCCCCGCGCCGTCGGCGACTACGCTCATGCCCTGATCCGGCAGGACCCCTTGG GGAAGCCGCTACTCTGGAGCCCCTTCATCCAGCGGCCGTTGCACAAGAGGAAAGGAGGGCAGGTCCGCTTCTCCAACGACCAAACCATCGAGCTGGAGAAGAAGTTCGAGACGCAGAAATACCTCTCTCCGCCGGAGAGAAAGCGCTTGGCCAAGATGCTGCAACTCAGCGAGAGGCAG GTCAAAACGTGGTTTCAGAATCGCAGAGCCAAATGGAGGCGTCTAAAGCAG GAGAACCCCCAGGCCACCAAAAAAGAAGAAGTAGAAGGTTCTGATAGTCACAGTGACCAAAGGCCAGAGAGCTGCCCAACTCCTGAGCAGAAGGGTAAGGAGGTCTCCCTGGATGGCTTGCAGTACACCCCTTCGCCAGCCTCACAGGAGGACATGGAGTCAGATGTCTCCGACGACTCTGATCAAGAAGTGGACATTGAAGGCGATAAAGGCTATTACAATCCTACCCACTAA
- the HHEX gene encoding hematopoietically-expressed homeobox protein HHEX isoform X2 has product MQYQPAAAAPAAAALGVGVPLYAPTPLLQPAHPTPFYIEDILGRGPAAAPAPHSLPAPPPPTLPSPNSSFTSLVSPYRTPIYEPTPIHPAFSHPLTATYGTGAYTGPVYSFPRAVGDYAHALIRQDPLGKPLLWSPFIQRPLHKRKGGQVRFSNDQTIELEKKFETQKYLSPPERKRLAKMLQLSERQVKTWFQNRRAKWRRLKQENPQATKKEEVEGSDSHSDQRPESCPTPEQKACNPTFLFCLHSMPPRERSLRQEEENLVCEPQLEA; this is encoded by the exons ATGCAGTACCAGCCGGCGGCCGCGGCGCCGGCGGCCGCGGCCCTGGGCGTCGGCGTCCCGCTGTACGCTCCCACGCCGCTGCTCCAGCCCGCGCACCCCACGCCCTTCTACATCGAGGACATCCTGGgccgcggccccgccgccgccccggccCCCCACTCCctgcccgccccgccgccgccgacGCTGCCGTCGCCCAACTCctctttcaccagcctggtgtCCCCGTACCGGACCCCCATCTACGAGCCGACCCCCATCCACCCGGCCTTCTCCCACCCCCTCACTGCCACCTACGGCACCGGCGCCTACACCGGGCCCGTCTACTCTTTTCCCCGCGCCGTCGGCGACTACGCTCATGCCCTGATCCGGCAGGACCCCTTGG GGAAGCCGCTACTCTGGAGCCCCTTCATCCAGCGGCCGTTGCACAAGAGGAAAGGAGGGCAGGTCCGCTTCTCCAACGACCAAACCATCGAGCTGGAGAAGAAGTTCGAGACGCAGAAATACCTCTCTCCGCCGGAGAGAAAGCGCTTGGCCAAGATGCTGCAACTCAGCGAGAGGCAG GTCAAAACGTGGTTTCAGAATCGCAGAGCCAAATGGAGGCGTCTAAAGCAG GAGAACCCCCAGGCCACCAAAAAAGAAGAAGTAGAAGGTTCTGATAGTCACAGTGACCAAAGGCCAGAGAGCTGCCCAACTCCTGAGCAGAAGG CCTGCAACCCCACGTTTTTGTTTTGCCTGCACTCCATGCCCCCTCGGGAAAGGTCTCTGcggcaggaagaagaaaacctgGTGTGCGAGCCCCAGCTGGAAGCGTAG